Genomic window (Branchiostoma lanceolatum isolate klBraLanc5 chromosome 13, klBraLanc5.hap2, whole genome shotgun sequence):
gcCTTCgccatctggttcaaattccgtggatccgtggGCCTGAGTTCTATCCTAGGGCCGGGCCCCAGCtaggacatgttgtaagggattgcattcgtcatttcggatggtgacgtaaagccgacggccccgtgtatgagggggcttcaggcataagcctcaagcgtcaatcatctgcatgtaaaagaacccaacacacttgtcgagaagagtaggggtgacccggtgtgcttggccaaaaaagaTTGCACTTCTAGCTGATATGAGCTAATAATAGCTCAGTCTGGGGTTTGACCGCTGTACCTTTACCTTGGATGTTACGTAGTtgtcctcagaagtaggtcattttatTACGTTTGACCAAATAAACGATTTTGAGTCATTTGTAAGATACAATATATGAGGAGATATAAGCTAAGTCAAATTCATGTCAAATATAACCCTACGTTTTGCCTCTCAAATGAATGCTTGTTTAGCttggtgtcttgtttttttttgctatgtacttgtccctaaaagtaggccatatttttggCATGTGCAGAAATCAAATACATGATTGTCTATGTTTGAAGCTTTGCAAATGTCAAAGTAGtatgtattgtctatcaaatgaatgcttGTAGAGGTTATGGTCTTCTTTCGTTGCTGTGTCCCGAAAAGTAGGCCGTATTTAAGTTGGACGTTTGGACGTGACATCACTGCACGCACCACCGCACGCGATGCGCATGCTGACCACGGGTTTGACAAAGAGTGGATCTAACGACAATGGCGGTCGTTGGTTCTATAGCTATCGAGCAGGTCCACCGTACCCTGAGTGACCCAGCGTTCGGTAACGACATGTTGTCGGTACTAAACGACATGAGAGCCGAGGGAGATCTCCTGGACGTGACGGTTGTTGCAGGGGAGGAAGAGTTCAGGGCGCACTCTACAGTTCTGGCATGTGGCAGCGACTACTTCAGGGGTTTGTTTTCATCTGGTAAGTACATTATAAACTGTAATAGGCCATATATTCacctttgttgtattattacagccagtaggtacccatctgagtaatgaggctgttgtaacgagCTCGAGCCTCTCCTCGAatatgggacctccattttacgtccattTCGAAAGACGGTGCGGCTTCTACCAGTAATACTAATAGGGCTGAAAAGTTTATTTTTTTACGCCTAACGTCTCTTGTAGTTTAAGCCCCGGTTAGCCGACTATGGCCAAATTGCTCCTGGGCGACCTGCCGCCAACCTCGGTTGGGGACAAGGTCGCGCGCGATCGGCTATATATAGCTATGCGTAATGCTGTCAAGGACGCTTTACTGATGCTTTAAACTGCCTTAGGGTTCATACATGCACAAAtagacacaccaaaacaaaacTTTAGTACACGGAGGCAACACGGGTTTTCTTGTACTCTGTGTGTAGGTATGAAGGAAAGTCGGGAGAAACGTGTCGATCTGAAAGACCCAAGTGTCACAGCGGAGGCCTTTCGTCTCCTACTGGAGTTCCTGTACACCGGACAGCTTGTGGTGTGCTCGGAGAACGTGTACGATGTGCTTGCGGTCGCAAACCATCTGCAGGTAAATACTTCTAGATCTGTGTCTTCTTTGTCTTGGTCTACGTGATCTGAAGTACAAGGGCTAGGCTGTAGCGGAAGGGCTACTACCGTTTGtcactctgtgtgtgtgtgtgtgtgtgtgtgtgtgtgtgtgtgtgtgtgtgtgtgtgtgtgtgtgtgtgtgtgtgtgtgtgtgtgtgtgtgtgcgccgCGATTTGCTCTTTCTCATTGGATTGCAGGTACAATCGGCCCTTCGGCTTTGCGGTGAATTCATCACGCAAGATCTACGCGATCTTCAATTTGACATGGCAAAATATACCAGAGGGATCCAGGTAACTTCCCATCTTattattttgttgattttttgtaAGATCTTGCATTTCACAATTGAAATCCCGAATGTATATGTGTGTCTGTTTCATGCCCTAATCCAGGATTTTGATTGGTCTTTTTGGATGTTTGAGGGTCCAgagagcgccgtaggcgcgagacgagcgccgcaggcgcgagcttcctagggggttcgggggtatgcccccccccccggaaaattttaaaaattgaaccttctgatgtggcatttcctgtgtttttgagaggatttcaaagaaagaaatcagagcaaagtgagcagtttttcttggattccagccccgctggtgatacaaataagtccaccttgaaaaaaccttggacgttaaaaagtggaccttcgagcgtgtaaatttcaaaaatggaaccttctgaaaggccattccctgtgtttttgaaagggtttcagaggaaATATCAGAGACAAAGTGGGCAGTTTTTTCTAGtattctagcctctgtggccCTGCTGGTGATACTAATAAGTCCGCCAacaaatcttgaacattaaaaagtggaccttcaagcctgtgggggcatgcctgtttctttttcctttccGTGCCAATCTTGATTCATTCACTTCCATTTGGTCAAGGCTGCAGACCTGTACAGCCTTAAGACCTTACAGGAGTCACTGGACACCGTGATCGCAGAGGACTTCATGGAAGTGACCAGCTCTGACGACTTCCTGGAGCCTGCTACAAAGGACGAGTTGATCCGGCTTTTACAGCTGGAGAATCTTGCGGTGCCTTCCGAGCAACAGGTAAAGTTATGCCTCAGTCACATCaaggagtttaaaaaaaattgttaagaatttgttttgtatttttagtcatatacttttacattttgcatggtattcccattataaagtcaagggtatcTCAAGTCCCATTtaggtcgtagcgaggtcgccaacgtgcctcACTTCCTAGTGAAATACCCGTTCAGGTCTGGTATCGTCattttaagcccccctctcactggacccgcggcacgctggcggcgtcgctgcgtcctaaactggatttgtgctacccttgactttataatgggaatatcattcaacaagactggcaatgataaaaagacattgccatggcgacggtggttgttgttttaatttttactgtaccctgcttagggcacagtgataggtggtgctgttcatacaggatttctaacgaaaagggctgttccactggacaaatacacacacagacatgcacacacacagacagcgacagttccactagattctaccaggcacaccccactgccagaacgaacatcgatttcatcacagcctgatcatgacaactgaaaacagcccacggaccgggttcccaccatacaaaatgactttctactctgataggactgctgtttacatgaacaacatgttaagccaaatctacacaaattttaacatcatagtccacttaccaacagacacagcatacaccatgcaacagcttgtacactatttatgttccctgaactatagaactaagtcctctagagtgtgaatggccagggatgttagctaaggatggaatgccaggatggaatgccaggatggaatgccaggatagAATGCCAGGAtgaaatgccaggatggaatcccaggatggaatgccaggatggaattcgagtcccaccggaataccaggaacaccagtcataaaggaatttgccagtaattcctggagccctaatgaaatgccagcctgggaatcttaatccacaggaatgttgtgtaaaaatgtgtcccatgtgttcttggaagtgtacaggattatatcagcaagaaagtggcatcttatcagcaggataatcatctagtactagtacaactggcttgctaaatttccttgcgacagtgaaatttttcattgatcgatctggcttggacatgttcccaatgtcatgaatgaggttaatgccctttaattaatctgcttgtataggtaactgaagcagcgtgtgcacaattgttatcagtacagagttgatgcagttatgacctgttccctgAAGAAAGgcattaaatcttacagttgtaaggaccagcattaggctagggcatctaaaaacattgtaacagacacacatcgttttagaaaagagcaatattactgtagagctgaggtcttaaatgggtcatgtatacataagcctggcacatctggaaGACAGATGTAGCtgcctgtctaggttatctaggaggaatttcccgagggaggctttctgtctgactaacattcctattgtcttaatatgcctatggacacatgcctgtacaattcctagaatagttgcaatctgcacacaatactatatcatttggctcgcccccgaggcgtcgccaaaaagtacaagtatgacgaaaaaggcaacaaaacacacaaagcttaaaaagattcgtttttgtcgatgaaattcattgagtgctttgtcaattcgatcggccgcagcgacgccgccagcgtgccgcgggtccagtgggaaGGGGATCGGAATCATGAGTTCCGATCGTATTTTTCCAGGTGTATGAGGCGGTCATGCGATGGCTGACGCATCACACAAGCCGGATGGAGCATGCAGCTGCAGTACTCAGCCACGTGCAACTCGCCCTACTTGATGTGGACGTGCTGCATGCACATTTGGAGACAGACTTTGGAGCGACACAGGAATGCAGGCACCTCATAATGGAAGCGATGGCCTACCATGGTCTTTCACCTGAGACCAGGCGAAGTTTGAACTGGCCACGGTCGACACCAAGGACACAAATGAAAGTATGTTATTTTCGTGTATAAATATTATAATGTGAATATAGTGTACTGATAGACACAAACAGAAAGCGAGCTGTATACGCTGTATGAGACGTCGCCAGCAAAATATGATACGGCTACTACTTGAAACTGTTATCATGTatgcttaggccatgttgatttgattatatggatgacatcatctgggatccccaaactgatgcgagcgtgagaataaaaaagtttggcaaaaagaaggttgccttcattatgaaatctacgtggtcaacaaggttgaacaaatgactaaacacacagagaatggttaccaaataatggattcttcatttttgttcattcgcattttcttctttgactttggccttctacgacattagtatccatttttcgAAATATCCTTTTGCAATCTTCGGCAaaaatttgctcattttgtagctgctttgcacgatttacagtatggtagaaaattttttttaaatgggcgaaaattgatgcgcgtgcggatgtcataGATGTCATCCATCTAATCCaattaacatggccttaggGCAAATTAAGCATCATCTGGAACCAAAACTAAGATCTCCCCCATATAAAAGTTTTAATTTGCTCTGTACCTTTCACTTCAACAGTCGTTGCTAGCTTTAAGCTGGGAATCTCGGATCTTCACAACGAAAGGATGGATCAGGAACCAGGACATCGTTCCGTCGCTCGATGGGTCAGATGTCATCACAGCAGCTGTTGCTGGGAACGTGCTGTATATGctgttctcatcatcatcatcttcacgtTTCAAGTCCTACGACCCAGCAACCAACGCTGTCAACACGCTATCGTCACCTGATGATGGTTATCATCCGTCAATCATCGGCGATGCACAGATGGTTGCTGTCGGCGCGAGGTTGTTTCTTGTGTGTGGTTGTCAAAAGAAAGCCTGGTGTTTCGACACTACCGTGGGTCGATGGACAGAAATTCCTCCCGTAGGCGAGAACCGAGGTGGGGTAGCTTTGGCCAGCTGTCAGGGAGCTGTGCTGGCAATTGGAGGTATTCATCGACAATATCTTATGGGTGTTACTAGTATGGACCCTAGTCAGTACACAGATACACCAATGTCGAGAGTCCAAGCCTATCTCCCAGGGAAGAAGTCATGGGAAACGGTGTCGTCTACAACACAACCTCACGCGGGAGCAACTGCACTGGTGCAAGGTGACACCGTCTACATAGGGGGCGGTGTAACGCGTGTCAACGGTGATACAGTTGACAACACCACGGTAGAGATGTGCAGAGTCTTTGTTAAGGATGACGTGGCTGTTTCAGCGTGGTCGGTGGTCCCCCAGCCTCCGTGCGTTCACAGGTTTGCCTCCAAAGTTGCCGTCATCGACCGCAAGGCGTACTTCATCCTCGGCGGACAGATGCACTTCACCGGCAAGTTTGTTGACCATGACCGCACGTCAGAGGAGGATGTGGAAGACATGTGTCGGGCATTTCGGAAGGATGTCCAATCAGGCAACGTTGTGTGTGCCATTTTGTCATTAAAGGAGAAACAATACCACAGCACGTACGTGGAATAACCGGAATTCCTAGTAACCAGAAACTATTGGCGCGCtcctgaagcgtcgccaaaaataaggCTTGAGATGAGAAGGGCTGGTCAAAACAGATGCATAATAGTGCCCATGTAACCATGTACAACTAATATATCGATCTATATTGGATTGTGACAAGTCTATATAAATTTATCGTTTGAAATTTAAATCCTATACAATACATATCTATAGAGTATACCATTATTTGGACAAGACACACAAGCGGAACATTTCACAAGTCACACGTGACAGGCTTTTGCCAGTACTTTTGTACTAGTTTGGCAATTTTGTCCGTATCTAAAATTTATAAAATGTTGACTAATAGTTTGACCTACTATCCAGTTTTAGAAGTCACAGATAAGCCGACAAACTTTGTGGCAGGCATTTTTGAAGAATTATCAAGATTTATAGACATAGACCGGCTAGTATAGTAGACATAGTATAATAATGTACTGGCTAATGTAATGTAAATTGCATAATATGGGCTTCACGTTTTTGTTATCAACCAGTTACAGTATTCAAAAGCATAAGCTTCCTTTACTTTGATTAGGAATTTATAATTACATTGGTGAAAGCTGATAATATCCTTTTTCAGTTGTACAGTTAATATTCGGATTTAGTTAGAAGAAATTTTGTGACAATAGAACCCCTTGTTGAGAGGGTATGGTACAATGTCAagtatgtgacatttgttatcATATAGATCTGTAACATTAACCTTAACTGTTACTTAGAACTAGAACAAATAGTAGTTAAACATCTTCTTGAATTATTAAACTCTGCTGACAAAGAACATACAACAGATACATCAAATGTCTTGTATTAGTtcagatatttgtttgtttatactttATTTATTCTTTTGTATAGTGACAAAGAAACACGCAGTATGATTGATGCGGGGATTCTATCATGATGATAAGACACTTTTAATCAAACCAAT
Coding sequences:
- the LOC136447004 gene encoding kelch-like protein 17; protein product: MAVVGSIAIEQVHRTLSDPAFGNDMLSVLNDMRAEGDLLDVTVVAGEEEFRAHSTVLACGSDYFRGLFSSGMKESREKRVDLKDPSVTAEAFRLLLEFLYTGQLVVCSENVYDVLAVANHLQVNTSRSVSSLSWSTERRRRETSAAGASFLGGSGAADLYSLKTLQESLDTVIAEDFMEVTSSDDFLEPATKDELIRLLQLENLAVPSEQQVYEAVMRWLTHHTSRMEHAAAVLSHVQLALLDVDVLHAHLETDFGATQECRHLIMEAMAYHGLSPETRRSLNWPRSTPRTQMKSLLALSWESRIFTTKGWIRNQDIVPSLDGSDVITAAVAGNVLYMLFSSSSSSRFKSYDPATNAVNTLSSPDDGYHPSIIGDAQMVAVGARLFLVCGCQKKAWCFDTTVGRWTEIPPVGENRGGVALASCQGAVLAIGGIHRQYLMGVTSMDPSQYTDTPMSRVQAYLPGKKSWETVSSTTQPHAGATALVQGDTVYIGGGVTRVNGDTVDNTTVEMCRVFVKDDVAVSAWSVVPQPPCVHRFASKVAVIDRKAYFILGGQMHFTGKFVDHDRTSEEDVEDMCRAFRKDVQSGNVVCAILSLKEKQYHSTYVE